The sequence below is a genomic window from Andrena cerasifolii isolate SP2316 chromosome 6, iyAndCera1_principal, whole genome shotgun sequence.
CCTCCGCTCGCTGTTCCAGGAGTTCGAGGACGTGCCAAAGACGGCCAGGCACGTGAGCGTCTCATGGTTGGAGGCATCCGCCTCCGCCTCCAGGATCCAGCAAACCGAGTGCCACGCGGTGCAGCTCGCTCCTGATTACTGTTCCTGCCTCTGTCGACACCGATGACGTCCGAATCCGCGTACGTTGCCATTCCATTCTAGCGTTAGCGATGAAACTAGCAGTGCTGAGTCCAGGGATCCGTTAAGTGTCCCTTTACCGAGCGTAGTCGACTGCGATACCCTAGAAGCGACTCTAATTGCGAGTGTTGGAAGATTCCGACCGAGTTGCGAGATACGTACTTGGTATGCTTGGCTACTGGGAAGAATAACGAGCCCCGATTACGATACAGAAGCGTGCAATCGATCAATCCACGCGGCCTTACCTTTCAAATACTTCTCTTTCCTTCCATCCACTATTCGTAATACTTTTGCTTTCGCAGGTCGCTGAGGATCGTTCGGATCTGAACGTGAAGAGAAGGGTTCGATCATGGTAATCTTTTTATACCATTTTTGGCGTAATGAATTCTGTACATTCTAAGGTGAAACGAAATTGTGACTTTGATTAGAATTTGGATGAAATATGTATTCGGAATAAAAGGATTATTGGAATCGAAGATCGTGGTGCTTCGTTTCCTGTCGTACCCCATGAGAAATTACAACGGAAATAAACTGTTTATTGAATCCTCTGCATTAGTGTTACAGCCACCGTGCGCTCGTTGAAACATAAATTCCGATTTACAACGGGATGTAACGCCGCGGTCCGCTCCGCTGGCAAATAATCAACAACCATAAACTCTATTAAGGAGGTCGAAGATCCCTGGTGGCTGGTCACCTTTCGGTCAATATTCTCTCTGATATTTATGTTGCTAATCTACCGTTTTCTGTTTTAATATCGAGTACAGTATATCGCGGAAAACGAGCTCCAGGCTGACGTACATCCGTGAGGTTCTCCAAGCTTCTTCGAGCGAGGTTGCAGCTATAACTAAACGGGGTTCTCGAGCTATGttctttaaaatatgaaaggaaAGCTTGGATACCTATTCGGTTGGAacgaaaggaagaaaggaatgGAGTGCAATGTCCGACGGGTCGAAAACGTAACAGAGTCAACTCAAGTCCTACTGGACTCGCGGATGTAAGTCGATCAAACAGGAACCTGGTGTCCCTGGAGCTACACTCGGCTCGGAAAGCTAGCACGGGATAAAGAAGAGGCGGACAGACGTAGAAGAAAGGTTGCTGACGGTTGTCGTCGGGGCTACGAGCCTTCGGTGTCTATTTCCCGAAGCAGGAGACAGCGTTGAAGGCGCACTGTTTCCAGTAGCTTCGCTTGCGCTGGAGGTCGCCGATGTCCAGCTGGCTCCGGAGCCGTTTCACGATCTGCTTCGTGAATAGATAATTGATCAGGGCCGTATCGATGCTTCCGTCGTCGTCCACCAACTGAAACAGACGTGTCACAGGTTTTCTCGCTGAAACTTAAACAACCTTCATCCTTGGCTAAGCGTCCTGCTGGCACGAGCGTTCAGCCCAATTGAAAGCGTTCTCGTGTAGCGCGTAGCGTGATCTTGAAGGGACAATCGAACGAACGGATAGGAGTCTCGAGGAGAGGGGAATTTCAAGTCGGTCGTAGCAGTTACGCAAAGAAGCGGGAGGGCGTGCAAAACGGTAGAGTTTCCCTAACTGCATTTCGCAGCGAACGAGTGTTGCATCTCTCACCGGTGGAAGAAGCAACGGATTATTTAAGTCCCTCTTCACCTACGATCTCAATTTGGTAAAGTCTGAATAAGCTCGGTAGCTACAAAGCTGCACCGGGTCTGGATCTTGCCCTCTGTCCACTCGAGGGTGGTTTCCTCGAGGATCAAGAGGCAGTTGCTCGTCatcaacgagtaaaacgggttagCCAGCGTCGTTAGCAAAGGCTAACGGGCGCGTGCACCGCCAATAAACGTTATTTTCGCCAGTCGTTGGAGTAATTGGAACGAATTGGCGGCGACCGCGAGAAACAACCGGAACGACCGAGCGAATTCCGTCTCACGCTGGCGAGTACCGGCTTTCCTCCGTTTCTTGCCTCTATTCGCGCGTCCAGCGGTGTCCACCCccctttaattttaatatcgCCGCCCCGAGAACGGTGTTAATGGATTATAATACTGGCGCGGCTAACGCGATTTTATTCCCGGTCGCGCCAAACGGCTGCGCGCCCCTGCAAAGTCCCCGAGGATTGTTGAAACACGAAACGCCACTGGAATTCAATTCTTCCCACTTTTCCATTGCGGATGAACCGATCTGCGTGCTCTCAAAGCCAAATCTATTATAATTACGCGGACGTTGCTTCGAGTGCTTTATAATTACAAGGTATCCGTGTAGAATCGCAACGACAAGCGTTCTGCGAGAA
It includes:
- the LOC143370134 gene encoding prohormone-1 isoform X2, which produces MSSLRIAAFVAVALMVLVGWSASLPAVDKDRLLNEVDLVDDDGSIDTALINYLFTKQIVKRLRSQLDIGDLQRKRSYWKQCAFNAVSCFGK